A region from the Salvia splendens isolate huo1 chromosome 15, SspV2, whole genome shotgun sequence genome encodes:
- the LOC121767670 gene encoding leucoanthocyanidin dioxygenase-like has translation MVATTAPRPRVEELARSSLETIPKDYVRPQEELNSIRDIFDEEKSIEDGPQLPTIDLLEIDSSNEETRKKCHEVVKKAAMEWGVMHLVNHGIPEELTSRVKAAGKEFFELPVEEKEKYANDQVAGNVQGYGSKLANNASGQLEWEDYFFHCVLPEDKRDFSIWPNHPADYVEATSEYAKQVRGLATKILSVLSIGLGLEKDRLEKEVCGTEDLILQMKINFYPKCPQPELALGVEAHTDVSALTFILHNMVPGLQVFYEGKWVTAKCVPNSIIMHIGDTIEILSNGRYKSILHRGLVNKDKVRISWAVFCETDKDKIVLQPLPETVSEAEPPRFTPRTFAQHLKGKLFRKTDGDGDGVGEKNMDGNKSNN, from the exons ATGGTTGCTACAACGGCTCCAAGGCCGCGGGTGGAGGAACTCGCCCGAAGCAGCCTGGAGACGATCCCCAAAGACTACGTCCGGCCCCAAGAAGAGCTGAATAGCATCCGTGACATTTTCGACGAAGAAAAAAGCATCGAGGATGGCCCACAGCTGCCCACGATCGATCTCCTCGAGATCGATTCGAGCAACGAGGAGACGCGGAAGAAGTGCCACGAGGTGGTGAAGAAGGCCGCGATGGAATGGGGGGTGATGCATTTGGTGAATCACGGTATACCTGAGGAGCTGACGAGCCGTGTCAAGGCTGCCGGGAAAGAGTTTTTCGAGCTGCCGGtggaggagaaggagaagtaCGCCAACGATCAGGTGGCCGGGAACGTGCAGGGCTACGGAAGCAAGCTGGCTAACAACGCCAGTGGCCAGCTCGAGTGGGAGGACTACTTTTTCCATTGCGTGCTGCCTGAGGACAAAAGGGACTTTTCTATTTGGCCCAATCACCCTGCTGATTATGT AGAAGCTACAAGCGAGTATGCAAAGCAGGTGCGAGGGCTAGCAACGAAGATATTATCGGTCCTATCAATAGGGCTAGGGCTCGAAAAAGACAGGCTAGAAAAAGAAGTGTGTGGTACGGAGGATCTAATCCTCCAAATGAAGATAAACTTCTACCCGAAATGCCCCCAGCCGGAGCTGGCCCTTGGAGTCGAGGCGCACACGGATGTCAGCGCGCTCACCTTCATCCTGCACAACATGGTCCCGGGGCTCCAGGTGTTCTACGAGGGCAAATGGGTAACCGCAAAATGCGTGCCGAATTCCATAATCATGCACATCGGAGACACGATCGAGATCCTGAGCaacggaaggtacaagagcatCCTGCACCGCGGACTCGTCAACAAGGACAAGGTCAGGATTTCTTGGGCCGTTTTCTGCGAGACGGACAAGGATAAGATCGTCCTCCAGCCGCTGCCGGAGACTGTCTCGGAGGCTGAGCCGCCGCGCTTCACTCCTCGCACGTTTGCTCAACATCTCAAGGGGAAGCTCTTTAGGAAGAcagatggtgatggtgatggtgttGGCGAGAAGAATATGGATGGGAATAAGTCAAATAATTGA